The window AAACCCCCAGTCCTCCTGGAGGTGAGGTGCACTTCGAGAAAGGCTTGCTGCTCGAAACGGCCCTCGGCCTCATCCAGAAAGCCATGCCAAGGCCTACCGTGCAGGACTACGAACGCTGGGTCCTGGCCGGGTGCGAACACCTGCGGGACCAGGGCTGCACCCACGCCACCGATCCAGCAGTTGACCCCCCACTCCTGCAGGCTTACATCAACCTGGCAGAGCGGGGTGAGCTGCCCATCCGGGTGAATGTCCTGTACATTCGCAGGCCTGATGGAGGCAAGGAAACCTACCCCCTGCCTGAGCCACATGAGCACCCTTACCTGCGTGTGAAGTCCGTCAAGTTCTTTGCAGACGGCGGTCTTTCTGGAGCCACGGCAGCGCTCAGCGTTCCCTACCAGAACACCCCTGAGCCATCCCAGGGGGTCTTGCGTTTTGACACCGATGAACTTTATGAGCTCATGCTCGAAGCCCATCTGGCAGGGTTTCAGATTGGCACGCACGCCATTGGAGACCGGACCCTTACACAGGTCCTTGGCATCTACCAGAGGCTGTACACAGAGCATCCCAGCAATGTGCGCCACCGCATCGAGCATTTCGGTCTTCCTGACCCACAACACCTGAATCTCGCCCATGAACTGGGGATCATTGTGGTGCCCCAGGCGATCTTCCTCAGGGAATTGCGGGTCAACTTTGAGCGTTACCTCCCTGAAAGTTTCAAAGCCAGATGTTATAACCTCAGGCAGATGCTGGATGCCGGACTCACTGTGGCCCTGTCGAGTGACGGTCCGGTGGTGAAAGAACTCCGGGTGCTAGAAGGCATCCAGGCCGCCATACATGAAGGCATAAGGCCAGAGAACAACCTCACCCTTGAAGAAGCTGTGGAAGCCTACACCCTTGGAGGGGCGAAAGCCCAGCAGCAAGAACACCTGTACGGAGACCTCACTCCAGGCAAGAAGGCAGATTTTGTGCTGCTCAGCCACTCCCCTGATGATCCGCAGGCCCGCATTCTCAGAACCATCCTTGCAGAGGAGCACCCATCATGACCACCCAGGTACTGGATTACCCCACCCAGGCTTACATCAACGGACAGTGGACCTCCACTGGACGCACCTTCACCATCACCAACCCGGCCACTGCAGAAAAACTCTTTGAAGTGACCGACTGTGGTGCACCCCAGGCAGAGGCTGCACTCCAAGCCGCTCTGGAAGCACAGAAGACCTGGAGGAAAGTGAACCCCTTCGAACGAGGACGCATCATTGCAAAGTGGGCCGCCCTGATGCACGAGAACAGTGAAAAACTCGCTCGCATCATGACCCTGGAGATGGGCAAACCCATCATCGAAACCAGAGGTGAGGTCAAGTACGCTGCCAGTTTTGCGGAGTGGTACGCCGAAGAAGGCAAGCGTTACGCAGGGGAGATGCTGCACATGCCTTTCGACCACAAGCGGGCCATGGTGCGCTATGACCCGGTGGGCGTGTGCTATGCCGTCACCCCCTGGAATTTCCCTGCTGGCATGGTCACCCGAAAAGTGGCACCAGCCCTGGCCGCAGGTTGCGTGATGGTCCTCAAACCCGCAGAACAGAGCCCGGTCACAGCCCTTTATCTGGCTGAACTCTGGGAGCAGGCCGGAGGTCCAGAAGGCACCTTCCAGGTTCTGCCCTCACTGGACCCAGTGCCGGTCAGCAAACCTTTCATCGACAGTGCAGACTGCCGCAAGATCACCTTCACCGGAAGCACCGAGGTCGGGCGTATCCTCTTCACCCAGGCTGCGCAGACCCTCAAACGCATCTCCTTTGAGCTTGGGGGACACGCGCCTTTCATCATCTTCCCCGATGCAGACCTCGATCTGGCCGTCAAGGAAGTGATGCTGGCAAAATACCGCAATGCGGGGCAGACCTGCGTGTGCGTGAACCGCCTGTACGTGCACGAGGACATTGCAGAGGCCTTCACAGCAAAACTGGTGGAGAAAGTGAAAACCCTCAAGGTGGGCAACCCCATCGAGCAGACCACCAGCATCGGGCCACTGGTGGAAGAACAGGGCCTCAGAAAAGTGGAGCGCCACGTTCAGGATGCTGTAGAAAAAGGCGCGACGCTGGACTTTGGAGGGGAAAGTCTGGGTGGACTGTTCTACTCCCCCACCGTGCTCTCCAACGTCACCTCAGACATGCTGATCATGAACGAAGAGACTTTTGGACCCGTGGCCGCCATCACCACCTTCAAAACCACCGAGGAGGCCATCGAACTTGCCAACAACACCCCCTTTGGTCTTGCCGCCTACCTGTGGACCAAAGACATTGCCACAGGCTTCAAGGTCTCAGAAGCCCTGGAATACGGCATTGTTGGCGTGAACGATGGTGTCCCGAGCGCTGCAAGCCCTCACGTTCCCTTCGGAGGCATGAAGTTCTCGGGGGTCGGACGTGAAGGGGGGCACTGGGGCCTGATGGAGTACCTGGAGCCCAAACTGGTCAGTTACGGCCTCTATGACTGATTGACCTGCCACACAAAACCAAAAAGGCGTTCCCCCCGACCAGGGAACGCCTTCCATTTGCTGTTGAGGTGTGCTCTCTATTCTCAGTAGTAGTGGTACCAGCCAGCGGCACGCACGGCTGCATGGTACGCCTCGGCGCTCTTGTTGCAGGCGTAACGCAGGGGGTTGTACCAGGCGTAGTTGCTGGAGCAGATGGAGAGCATGTTGCTGTAGAACTTCGAGTCGATTTTCAGGCGGTTCCACTCATTGGCCATGCCGAACTTCCGGTAATTGCGGTAACCAAAGTCATGCTGGTTGCAGGCATTGCGGAAGCGGCTGTTGGCATCTCCGAAAATGGTGGAGACCCAGCCAGGCGCAGAGCATCCATCCCGGCCCCAGTTGAATTGGGGGTAAGATCCACGTCTGCTGTAGTAGGAGTTGTAGTTGGACATGCTGCCCAGGGCAATGGAGACCATCAGGGCATTCTGGGGTTCAATGGCAATCTGTCCATCTGCCTCTGCGGACTGTTTGAGGGCTTCACGGAAGCTCTGGGCCACCTCGGGCTGGTTGGCCTCCAGTTCCTGCAACAGGGCCTGGTCTTCTGCGCTGATGCCGCTCTGGATGTCGGCGCCAGGCACCTGGGTGCTGGAACAGGCCGCGAGGGTCAGGGTGAGCAGGGCTGCGGGAAGAATCATTTTCAGGTTCATGTGCGCCTCCTAATGCAGTGGTGTGGAATCTGGGGAAGAGAAAGACGGTGACTGTGCCCCTTTGCCTTTCACTGGGATCATGATAGCCAGGGGCTGTAGAATGGGCGTAAATCGAAAAATGGTGTCTGGAAAGGCGGGAATACGCATTTCTTGGCTGGGCTTCAGGTGTGCAGGGGAATTCCCTTAATCCAGAGGCTGCTGCCTTTTTTGTTAAACTGGGTCAAGAAGCAGTGCAAGTTCGCTGATCACTGGTGCTGAGAGCATCAGCAGTTGTCTTTTGCCGTTTCACAACAGCAGAAACAGCGATGACCTGCCTTCTGGACGATGTATGACATGAAAAGATCCCGCAAGCCTGACATGCAGATCTGCTGCCTGGGGCTCCCGGTCCTGATCCAGGGGTCCAGAAGCCATCCGTTGCCCAATGAACGCTCCCTGTGGTTTCTGACCTACCTGGCCGCACAGGAGGGCTGGGTGATGCGAGAAGAACTGGCCCGTGTGTTGTGGCCCGATGCAGAATCCAGTGTGGGACGGACCCGGCTCAGGCAATTGATTTTGCGCATCAAGGACCAGGATCTCGCTCCGCAACTGGAAATCGAGCCACACCGTCTGCGCTGGAATTCGGGCTGTGATCTTCATGTTTTCCGGGAGGCTTACCAGCGGGAAGACTGGGAGATGGTGAACCAGATTTACCGGGGGGCTCTGCTCATGGGGTGCTCCACAGAGGCATCCGATGAATTCACGGCCTGGCTGGATCTGGAGCGTTTCAAATTGCAGACCCAGTGGAGGCAGGCGGCCCACCAGCACGCCCTTGTGCTGCAGAAGCAGGGCCAGGTGCAACAGGCACAGGTCGTGCTGGAACGCATTCTGGATTCAGATCCTCTTGCAGAGGATGTGCTCTGTGATTACCTGCGCATGGCCACCCACAATGGTCATGCAGATGCTGCCACATCCCGTTACCGGCATTTTGTGCGGGAACTTCAGGAGCAGCTGCAGATGAAACCCAGACAGGAAACCCAGGATCTTTTTGCCCTGCTCAGGCAGGAATTGCCCCAGGAGGGAACAGAAAAACCTGCTTTAGAGCGTTCTGCTCCCATGCAAATGACCTCCTCGCTGATGGGCAGAACGCAAGAATTGCAGGAGATCCTGACCCAGCTTTCCCAGGCACAGGTGCGTCTGGTGTCCCTGACCGGAGTGGGAGGGGCAGGGAAGACCCGCCTGGCCCTGGAAGTGGCCCGACAGTTCCCGATGCCCTCGCTTTTTGTCAGTCTGGTGGGACATCCAACGGAAGAGTCCATTCTGCCCCGTCTGGCACAGGAACTCGGAGTGACCCTCACCTCCCTCCAGCAGGGATCGGAGCAGGTTCAGAGGGCACTTTCAGGCAAACAACTGCTGGTGATTCTCGACAACGCTGAGCAGGTTCTGGAGCACACCCGAGAAGGGGTGAATGTGCTGCTGCAGTGCCCAGATGTGAAGGTGCTGGTGACCTCCAGAATTTGCCTGGGTCTGCCAGGAGAGCATGTGCATGCCCTTGGGGGTCTCGATGCAGGTGAACTTGAAGCGGAGGTGTCTCCTGCCCTGCAGCTCCTGATGGAAGCCGCCAACAAGGTGATGCCCCAGAACCAGTGGACTGAAGAAGAACGGGACGCTGCACGTCAGATCTGTAATCGGGTGCAGGGGCTCCCTCTGGGTCTGGAACTCGCCGGGGCCTGGAGACGGCTGCTGGGCTGGACGGAAATTCGGGATGAACTGGAGCAGAGCCTCGATTTCCTGACTGGAGCCCTTCCAGGTCTGCCAGAAAGGCATTCTGGCATCCGCATTGTGTTTGAGCATTCCTGGCGTCTGCTTCCCACAGGATTGCAGCAGGCCCTGCTGGACCTGATGGTGTTCCGGGGCAGTTTCGAAAGGGCCTCTGCCCTGAAGGTCACCGGCATCAGCAACCGCGACCTGCTTTCCCTGGTGGACCACTCCCTGGTCAAACGGGTGAGGGGAAGCGACCAGCGTTTTGAGGTGCATGAACTTATAAGGGAATTCGTCGCAGAGAAACAACCTGGGGGCAACGTTCAGACCCAGGTGCGTCGGAACCACGCCCGCTATTTTGTGGGGTTCATCCAGCAGCATGATCCGTATGCTCCCGGGGCCAACCAGCAGTGGGCCCTGCAGAAATTGACCCAGGAGTACGACAACCTCCAGATTGCCCTGCATTCCCTGTATGAGGCCTGTGACACCCGCACACTGCTGTCCCTCCTCACGCCTCTGTGCCTGTTGTGGGTCACCCGCAACATGACCCTGCAGGCTTACGACTGGCTGGGCAGAATCCGGGACATGCCGGGCGTGCAATCCGACCCTGCCCAGTACGCAGAACTGCTGCTGAACTACGGCAACCTGGCCCGTTTTCTCGGAGACTTCTCCACAGCAGAGCCTTACTACCTGGACAGCCTGAGCCGTGCCGAGGAGCATGGCCTGCATCACACAGCTTCTGCTGCCCGCAACAGCCTGGGGGCCATGTACCTGATTCACCGGAGGGTTCAGGAAGCACAGCGGCTGTTTCAGGAGAACCTGCACAGGCTTTCCACCCAGCAGGACGCATGCACCCACCAGCAATCCTTCAGCCGACTGGGGATGGGACATGTGTGCCGCTTTCACGGCGATTTCGGGGCTGCAAAACAGTACTTTCAGGACAGCCTGAGGCTCATCCAGTGCCGTGGGACCCACCATTTCCTGGCTTACGTGTATGAGGGGCTTGGCATTCTCGCCCTGGACCAGGGGGAACTGGAAGACGCCCACCTGTGGATCTCTCGCTGTATAGCTGAAAAAAACCGCATGGACAACAAGTTCGAACTGGCTGTTTCATACTACGATCTGGCGTGCATCGCCAGGGCTCAGGGGAACACCACCGAGGCCCTCACCCACCTGGTGAACAGCATTCAGCTGTCTGTGCATGGAAACCAGTTGCAATCCCTCCCCGCGGCGGTGGAACAGCTTGCGGAGGTGATGGCCCTTCTGCGGTGCCCTCTGGATGCCCTGCAACTGTGGGGTACAGCCTCCGTGCTCAGAAACCGCATTCAGCTTCCATTTGCCCGTCCCTTTCCTGAACGCTCCAGAGCGCTGTACCGCAGCGCCAGAGAAGTGGTGGGTCCTCTGGAAGCCAGCCAGCACGAGGCAGAGGGCAGCAGGTTGACCCTGGTTCAACTGTCTCGACTGGTGACAGACCTGTCCTGCAGGGTTCAGAAGCAGCCTTTGCCTCTGGCAGGTGGGAATGGAACCCAGCGCTGGTCTGTGCACTGATCGGGGAAAGACCTGATCGGCAGCTTCCTGATGGCGCACTGCAGTTCTGGACGCTAGATTGGGTCAGGAGGACCAGCCTTGATTCCTTTTTACAATGCCCCTGCCCTGAACCAGCCACCTGCTGAACTGGTGGTTTATGTCAAGGAGCACACCCTCAAAAAACCCCAGACCCTGCAAATGCTCACCATTGATTTCCCGGATGGGATGCGGGTCAAATACGCCCTGACCAACCAGAAGAACTGGCAAAAAATCACCGAACAATCCAGGTGCCTGAACCCACAGCAGTCTGTTCTGGTGACCCTGATTCCCCGCAAGGAGAGCGCAAGACACTCTGCCATCAGTTACACCCTGCTTTGTGAGGACATCAAAAACCACGTGGTGCTCAGTTTTGCCCAGAGCAGTTCCGGGGGCATCACGGTGAAACAGACCTCCAGTCCAGGTGACAGCATGAAAAAGGCAGCCCTGCTGAAACGCTGAGCTGCCTGCGCCTGCGTGTGTTCCTTACTGTTTGAGTTCTTTGCGTTCCTCTCTGGCCGTGCGGATCAGTGAGAAGATCACTCCACCTGCCAGCAGTCCCAGGGTCACGCTGAGGGAGAGCACAGGGTCCATCTTGCCGAAAATCTGGTTGTAGAAAATCTTGAATCCAATGAACACCAGCACCAGGGCCAGGGCATACTTCAGGTATTCGAAGCGGTTCACCATGGCGGCCAGAGCAAAATACAGTGCCCTCAGGCCCAGAATGGCGAAAATGTTCGAGGTGTACACGATGAAGGGGTCCTGGGTGATGGCGAAAATCGCTGGAATGCTGTCCACTGCGAAGATCACGTCTGCAAACTCGACCATCACCAGGGCCAGGAAAAGGGGTGTGGCATAACGCACGGACTTCTGGGTCACTGGATCTTTCAGGCGAACAAAGAAGTTCTGGCCGTGCAGGGTGGGGGTGACTTTGATGCGCTTGCGAATGAAAGACAGGATCTTGTTGTTCTCGATGTCCTCTTCTTCGTCTTTGCTGAAAAGCATCTTCAAACCTGTGAAGAGCAGGAAAGCCCCGAACACATACAGCACCCAGTCAAAATTGCTGACCAGCGTTGCCCCCAGACCAATCATGATGGCCCTCAGGACAATCACGCCCAGAATGCCCCAGAAGAGCACCCGGTGCTGGTACTTTCTGGGAATCGCCAGTGCAGAAAAAATCAGGGAGATCACAAAAACATTGTCCAGCGAGAGGCTTTTCTCAACGGCGTAGCCCGTGTAGTAAGACAGGGCAGCTTCAGATCCCATCTGCCACCAGATGAAACCACCGTACAGCACAGCAATGGCGATGTAGAACGCCGAGAGTTTCAGGCTCTGGGCCACCCCGATTTCTTCGGTCTGGCGTCTCTTGCTGAGAATGCCAAGGTCAAAGGCCAGCAAGCCCAGCACCAGCACAATGAACATCAGCCAGGTCCACAACGGCTTTCCGAGGTAACTGAGGGTCAGGAGGTCCATCACAACGCGCACTTCCTTTCCGACTGGTGGTCTGCAAAACGACAGAAACCCTGAGCAAACCAAACACAGTCTGCTCAGAGTCTCGCGATTTTCTGGTCCTGACCGGGCACTGTGCGTGCCGTACTGACGATCAACACCACCACCGGAAAGTGGGTGCTACTCCCTCTGAATGGTTTCATGCTAAACAAAAATGATGAGAATCTTCTTTGAACCTGTGCAGGGAAGCCCCTGGATAGTGCTACAGATCACAATAGAAATCATGAACCAAAAGAACTCCACATGAAGGCCGCGTAAGTCAGGCCTCCCAGACCTGCAATTTTCTTCGCCAGTTCAGGGTTGGAAGGGGCCACAAAACAGGCAATGGCCAGAAACACCCACACCAGACTGTGCCCCCAGCGTTGCAGAAAATACCGCAAGCCCACAGCAGGACGGTGGGGAAACACAAACACAAAGACCGTCGCCACCCCCATGCACAGCAAACCCCAGATCCAAAAAGGCACACCAAACAGATTCATTTTTTACCTCTCATGAAGAGTGAAGCCACCAGCAGGGCCAGCAGGGCCAGGCTGGGAACAAGTTCAGGTGACAGGGGCACAAGCAGCACAGCAACCCCCAGCACCACGAGAGCCACACTGAACCCGTACCTGTCCCGGAATGAAGTGAGGTGCTCGGGCACCTGCCATGCAAACCATCCTGCGAGGGAAAAACACACCAGGGTCCAGATCCAATGGGGCAGTCCAAAGAAGTCCATGTCTGAATTCAGGTACGAGGTGATGGGGTTGGGGTTCCCTGAAGGAGGCGTTGATGGGAAGGCGTGCAGAAACAGACAGCCAAAAATATGGAGCAAGACACAGTTGGAGTTTTTCCTGCTTCAAAGAAGTTCCCCCGGTGTGCACCGGGGGAAACCAAAGAGCCTGCGGGTTTTGCGCAGATTGTTATTTTGAAGAGACCACTGGAATTTTGCGCAATTGCAGAGCGTAATAGCTTTTGGCGCCTTCCGTGTTTTTCTGGTTGGAAACTTTCAGGTAATAAAGGCCGCTGCTGGGTGCAGTGTAAACCACTGCACTGTCTGCCATGCCCATTTGCACACCTGTTGCAACCTGCTCCTGTTGTGAATTGTAGATTTCGATCTGTGCAAAAGCCTGTGACCCCAGGTTGGAAGCCAGTGCAGCAAACTGGAAGGTGTCACCAGCATTTATCACAGCACTGTAGATGTCCACATCTGCACCCTTGGTGGGAACAACGGGCCTGTAGTTCTCATTGTCGAAGGTGCCACCCACCACCACTCCTTTTTCCAGCCACTCTTGTGGTGCACCAGAGGTGTTTGTCGCATAAGTGAAGGTGTTGTTGCGGGCATACCCTCCCTGGACATACTCGTACAGGTCAGCTGACATGGTGTAATTGAGCATCACTGCTTTTTCCACTCCAGATGCCACGGTGATGTTCCCGGTGAGGGTGGTGCGCTGTCCGCCAATCCCAAAGAGGTCTGGACCTCCCACATTGACCTGATAGCGTCCAGGTTCCACCCCTGCGAAGACAGCGATGCCCTGGTTGTCCAGAAGCCCGGCACCCGTTTTGGTCAGGTAAGGCAGCCCTTTGTTTTGCCCATCCTGTGGAACCAGGGTTACATCCACTCCGGGCAGACCAAAACGGTCAATCAGCGAGGTGACCCGCACTGCCAGGTAACCCCCGTCCTGTGGGAGGGTGTCTTTGCTGAAGGCCAGGGCTTTTTGCAGGTTCAAGCGACCCTGGGGCTGGTCTTTCATGGGGTCCGTGCTGTTCACCAGGATTTTCTTGACCTGATAAGGGGTGAGTGTGACACCCAGTGCAGCTGCCCTTTCGAGCACCAGGGCTGCTCCCCCTGCCACCACTGGACCGGCCATGGAGGTTCCACCGAAGAGGCCATAACCGTTGTTTGTGCTGCCATAGGTGGTGAGCCCATCTGTCCCAGGAGCGAACAGGTCCACCCGTGGACCAATGTTTGAGAAGTTGGTTTTGGTGTCGGTGTTGGTGCTGGCACCCACCGAGATCACACCAGGGAAGGCCTCAATGCCGTTGTGCAGGTCGCTGTAATCGTTGCCCGCCGAGGCGACCACAACCACATTGTTGGCAAGTGCGTAATCCACGGCATCTTTGAGCAGGGGGCTGTAACCGCCTCCACCCCAGGAGTTGTTGAGGACCTTGGCGCCATGATCCACAGCCCACATCATTCCGAAAGCAATGGCAAAATCATATCCGAATCCCCAGATTTCAGAACCGATACGCACGGGCATGAGGATTGCATCCGGGGCCACACCTGCGCCACCCACCCCGTTGTTCATGCGTTCGGCAATGGTTCCGGCACTGCCGCTGCCGTGGGTGCTGTCGGTGAGTGGATCACTGGGTTGCAGCAAGTTGGGTTTTGTGAAGTCGGTGGTGGTGAAGGCATCAATGCCAGTGACAATTTTTCCATCGGCTTTGAGGTCTTCATGCAGGCGGTTGAAATCCGTGTCCACCACGCCCACAATGATGCCTTTGCCTGTGGCGATGTTCCGCACCTGATTGGCCTTGACGTTGTTCAGCCACCACTGTTTGATGACCAGCGGATCACTGGCAGTGCTTTGTTTTTCAAGGGTGGGTTTGCTGGTCAGGGGTCCAGAAGTGCCCGCAAGGGGCACCCTGGGCATCAGATGCTTTTGAGCGGACTGGGCATATCTCAGCAGGCCAGTGTTGCTGAGGGCACGTGATACTTTGCTGGCAGAAAGGTCCCCAGGCAGGGTCAGCACGGCAAACCGGTTGCTGCTTCGGGCGGGCACCATTCGGGTCGTGAGGGTGGCTCCCAGTGAACGCACCATGACTTCAAAGGCGTTTTCCGTCTGGGCTGTGTAACTGACCACCACCTGGTTGGTGCTGTCCTGGGTGTCCTGGTCTTTGAGCAGGGCTTCACGTGGAGGCAACTGCTGCTGAACCATTCCAGCGAGTGAAGGGTTGCTGTAAACAGACTGCCATGCTTTTTCAGTGTTCTGTTGGGCTTCTGGGGTGACGCTTCCACATGCGGCCAGCGTCAGGGCCAGACTCAGCCCCAGAATGGATTTGGTGGTTTTCATCAATTGCTCCCATCCCCGGTAGAGAAAGTGCTGAGTTTTCCGTCACAAACAGGACCGCCGAAGTTGCACTGACCAAACGGCAGGAAGATGAAACTCCAGTCCTGGGCCACAGAAATGGCGGTGAAGTCCTTGTTGAAGGCTGCAGCAGAAAGGGCAAAGGTGTACGAGTGGTAAGACTGCAGTTTTGGTGCTACGGCTTTCCCGTTTTCATTGAACGGCAGGCTGTAGATGTTGCCAGCACGCTTCAATCCCGGGGTTTTTCCATCATCGGAATACATGTAGTCCGGGCTCCCTTTGCAAAAGGCCATGCCCCAGTAGCATGTGGAGTTCTGCGATGGGTAATCCCAGATGGCGGGATAAAAGTAGCGCACATCACCCACCAGTTTGTCCACCGTCCAGGTCAGGGTGGGATTGACAGACACATTGGTGCTGTGGTTGTCGGGACCCAGTGAAACCACATTGAAAGCGTCCAGAGGGGTGGTGCTGGTGGTTTTGCCATAAGAATTGGTGGTGCTGTTGTAGGCTTCCACCTGATAGTAGGTGGTCTTTCCGGCTTCCAGGGTGGGATCAGAATCCCAGATGGTGCGCTGGTTGCCTGCCACCTGTGTGAGGGGCCTGAACACCTTGTTGTCGTAGCTTTTCCAGATGCGGAAGCCCAGCGGCTCACCACTGAGGTTGTTGTAATTCCAGCGAACCTGCACAAAGAGGTTGGTGTTGGCCGCAGGAGCAGCCATGGGTCCGACAGGGGTGCTCAGGTTGAGATCCGTGGAAACCGTGTAGGCCAGAGCCGAGGCTGTGGGGCCCTCTCCAAGGGGAGTGGTGCTGGGTGCAGACACCACATTCACTGGAATCAACTTCTGGATGCGGTTGCCGTTGAAATCATAGGCCACCACATTGAGCACCGTCAGGCCCTGGGCACCATTGAAAATGGGACCTCCCAGTGCAAAAATTCCGGTGTCCAGTTCAGTGTTTTTCGGATCATTGAAGAAGCGGAGTCCCGGGTCCATGTCGCTGTTGTGGTTGCCAATGGTCACATAAGCAGAAGTGGCACTCAGGGATTCATCTGCAGCTTTCACCTTGACCTGCAGGGCGAAAGGACGGTCGGTGGGGATGACCGTGCCGGGGGTCACATCCACCATGCTGTCTCCGACGGGGGTCTGTACAGCAGTCACCACTGGGGGTTTTGCCACCAGGGCATGAATCGCAATTTTCTGGATCACTTTGAGGGGCACTGCAGTTCCCGATTCTGTGACAATCACCCCTTCAATGCGGGATGCCGCATGGCCCTCCCTGCTGAAGTTCAAATTGTATACACCAGGATTCAGGTCCAGACTGAACTGGCCATTGCTGTCGGTTTCAATCGCGATGTCTGGCAGACCATCAACGGTGATGTGGCTGTCTGACACTGCAGCCCCAGCGTTGCTGGACACCACATTGCCTTCCACTTTGACCGTGCCTGTGCCATTGGCGTCGTAATTGATTTTGAAGGTGCTTTCTTTCTTGTTGCCTGCCTCATCGGTGGCGAGAATGAGCACGGTGTTGCTGCCCACCTGCAAGCCTGTCACTTCGGTGCTGAAGGTTCCATTTGCTGCCACGTTCAATGGCTGTGCAGGTCCAGCATTCAGACTGATGGTGGCAGCTTTGAATTTCACGTCATCGGTGATGGTGCCTTCAAGCAGCAATTTGGTCTTCGTGGTGGTCTGGTTGTTTGGAGTGCTGAATGTGATGGTGGGTGGGGTTTTGTCATTCAAGGACGGATTGTAATTGACCTTGAACTCGAATGTTTTTTCATTGTTCGACCCATCCACCACTTTGAGCAATACGGTATTGACTCCGGATTTCAGGCCAGTGACCTTGACCGTGAAAGCCCCTCCTGTGCCAAGGGTGATGACCTGCACTGCTCCACCATTCAGACTGTAGCTTGCAGATTTGATGCTGCCGTTGTCTTTGATGGTGCCCTGCAAGGTGACAGAATCTGTGCCCAGGGTCTGGTTGTTTTCAGTGACGACTTTAATCTCCGGTGGGGTTGTGTCTTTTGGGACCGAAACTGTTCCGCATGAAGCAAGGAGCAGTACAGCTGTTAAAGACAGACCAAACAGCTTTCCATTCATTTATCACCTCACAAGTCGCTTTCCGCATGAGGTTCGGGTATTCATTCAATTCCCCTGCCACAATGAGGATTATGGTGCTCATTCAACCCCATAAATCAGCTTCTTGTGATGCCAATCATATCTTTTCAGGAAATGCACTGTCAATAAGCAGGATGTCAACTTGATGGGTGAGGTTGTCAAAAGACAATTGACTGATTGTGACAACGAAAAGTTCAATGTACAACAGATGTTTTGACATGATGTTTGTGGTCATTCATGCCTCAATTTCACCTGATAAGAAAGTGCAGGTGAAAGATATAGATAAGTATGCATCAGACAATTGATGCTTCACCAAACCCTATTCGGCCTGTTTCATCCTCTTTCCCATTGTGATTGCCATTGAACAATAAAGTCCAGATTCCATTACACGACTGCCAGGAAAACTGCACAATCCCACAGCCGACTGATGTCTCACAACCACTTTAACAGCAAACGATGAACACGTCTGTGCTCAATGCTGAACCAGCAGCCCAGCCACCTCCTGCATGGTCCCACCTCCTGCATGGTCCCACCTCCTGCATGGTCCCACCTCCTGTGC is drawn from Deinococcus cellulosilyticus NBRC 106333 = KACC 11606 and contains these coding sequences:
- a CDS encoding S8 family peptidase; its protein translation is MKTTKSILGLSLALTLAACGSVTPEAQQNTEKAWQSVYSNPSLAGMVQQQLPPREALLKDQDTQDSTNQVVVSYTAQTENAFEVMVRSLGATLTTRMVPARSSNRFAVLTLPGDLSASKVSRALSNTGLLRYAQSAQKHLMPRVPLAGTSGPLTSKPTLEKQSTASDPLVIKQWWLNNVKANQVRNIATGKGIIVGVVDTDFNRLHEDLKADGKIVTGIDAFTTTDFTKPNLLQPSDPLTDSTHGSGSAGTIAERMNNGVGGAGVAPDAILMPVRIGSEIWGFGYDFAIAFGMMWAVDHGAKVLNNSWGGGGYSPLLKDAVDYALANNVVVVASAGNDYSDLHNGIEAFPGVISVGASTNTDTKTNFSNIGPRVDLFAPGTDGLTTYGSTNNGYGLFGGTSMAGPVVAGGAALVLERAAALGVTLTPYQVKKILVNSTDPMKDQPQGRLNLQKALAFSKDTLPQDGGYLAVRVTSLIDRFGLPGVDVTLVPQDGQNKGLPYLTKTGAGLLDNQGIAVFAGVEPGRYQVNVGGPDLFGIGGQRTTLTGNITVASGVEKAVMLNYTMSADLYEYVQGGYARNNTFTYATNTSGAPQEWLEKGVVVGGTFDNENYRPVVPTKGADVDIYSAVINAGDTFQFAALASNLGSQAFAQIEIYNSQQEQVATGVQMGMADSAVVYTAPSSGLYYLKVSNQKNTEGAKSYYALQLRKIPVVSSK
- a CDS encoding carboxypeptidase regulatory-like domain-containing protein; its protein translation is MNGKLFGLSLTAVLLLASCGTVSVPKDTTPPEIKVVTENNQTLGTDSVTLQGTIKDNGSIKSASYSLNGGAVQVITLGTGGAFTVKVTGLKSGVNTVLLKVVDGSNNEKTFEFKVNYNPSLNDKTPPTITFSTPNNQTTTKTKLLLEGTITDDVKFKAATISLNAGPAQPLNVAANGTFSTEVTGLQVGSNTVLILATDEAGNKKESTFKINYDANGTGTVKVEGNVVSSNAGAAVSDSHITVDGLPDIAIETDSNGQFSLDLNPGVYNLNFSREGHAASRIEGVIVTESGTAVPLKVIQKIAIHALVAKPPVVTAVQTPVGDSMVDVTPGTVIPTDRPFALQVKVKAADESLSATSAYVTIGNHNSDMDPGLRFFNDPKNTELDTGIFALGGPIFNGAQGLTVLNVVAYDFNGNRIQKLIPVNVVSAPSTTPLGEGPTASALAYTVSTDLNLSTPVGPMAAPAANTNLFVQVRWNYNNLSGEPLGFRIWKSYDNKVFRPLTQVAGNQRTIWDSDPTLEAGKTTYYQVEAYNSTTNSYGKTTSTTPLDAFNVVSLGPDNHSTNVSVNPTLTWTVDKLVGDVRYFYPAIWDYPSQNSTCYWGMAFCKGSPDYMYSDDGKTPGLKRAGNIYSLPFNENGKAVAPKLQSYHSYTFALSAAAFNKDFTAISVAQDWSFIFLPFGQCNFGGPVCDGKLSTFSTGDGSN
- a CDS encoding TerC family protein, with protein sequence MRVVMDLLTLSYLGKPLWTWLMFIVLVLGLLAFDLGILSKRRQTEEIGVAQSLKLSAFYIAIAVLYGGFIWWQMGSEAALSYYTGYAVEKSLSLDNVFVISLIFSALAIPRKYQHRVLFWGILGVIVLRAIMIGLGATLVSNFDWVLYVFGAFLLFTGLKMLFSKDEEEDIENNKILSFIRKRIKVTPTLHGQNFFVRLKDPVTQKSVRYATPLFLALVMVEFADVIFAVDSIPAIFAITQDPFIVYTSNIFAILGLRALYFALAAMVNRFEYLKYALALVLVFIGFKIFYNQIFGKMDPVLSLSVTLGLLAGGVIFSLIRTAREERKELKQ